Proteins found in one Venturia canescens isolate UGA chromosome 6, ASM1945775v1, whole genome shotgun sequence genomic segment:
- the LOC122412605 gene encoding 2-aminoadipate transaminase-like encodes MEQIHDPYLRHLFDGSGLFNVYDNKVINLSVGAPGPDLLKNCSNMFMKATTHRMNEEEKEGKYYLFQYGTTAGLWECRDELSKFLTKRYGDPVARENLILTCGATHGLQLLLTSIIAPDGIIFVEEVTYMIALDAFKQFPLMKIIPVPMKSDLVDLDALEKLINKEKEKAYLLNEDKIFWAMFYAIPTYHNPTGMTLPPENCQRLVKIARKSNIVVVCDDVYNLLHYGGGKPPHRLFFYDQPSDPGYKGGNVISNGSFSKILSPAIRFGWLESGPRVTNVLKSSGIMKSGGGANQYVSGLIASLLHLNIEDKFLDLLIKTYEERLAVVFEVLDRLLPSCCSYRKPNGGYFVWIHLPKGCDGGKFVAWCQEEFKVTAIPGARFSLVGESKNKLRLSIAFHEATTLRTAVENLCKGLSKYT; translated from the exons ATGGAACAAATTCACGATCCCTACTTGAGACACTTGTTCGATGGATCAGGATTGTTCAACGTTTACGATAACAAGGTGATTAATTTATCAGTTGGAGCTCCAGGACCCGACCTACTGAAGAACTGTAGTAACATGTTCATGAAAGCCACCACTCATCGAATg aatgaagaagaaaaagaaggaaaatattATCTTTTTCAATATGGAACAACAGCGGGTTTGTGGGAGTGCAGAGATGAGTTGAGCAAATTTTTAACGAAGCGATATGGCGATCCAGTAGCtagagaaaatcttattttgaCTTGTGGTGCTACGCACGGTCTGCAATTGTTGCTCACGAGTATTATCGCACCTGATGGCATCATCTTCGTCGAAGAAGTCACTTACATGATTGCTCTTGATGCCTTCAAGCAATTTCCATTAATGAAGATAATACCTG TTCCCATGAAAAGCGACTTAGTGGATCTGGATGCCttggaaaaattaataaacaaagagaaagagaaagcgtACTTGTTGAATGAGGATAAAATATTCTGGGCAATGTTTTATGCCATTCCTACTTATCACAATCCAACGGGAATGACCCTCCCACCAG AAAATTGTCAACGCTTGGTAAAGATAGCTCGAAAAAGTAATATCGTAGTGGTTTGCGATGATGTTTATAACTTATTGCACTACGGTGGGGGAAAACCTCCTCACAGATTATTCTTCTACGATCAGCCCAGCGACCCTGGATATAAAGGAGGAAATGTTATATCGAATGGATCATTctcaaaaattttatctccAGCAATAAGATTTGGTTGGCTTGAGAGCGGGCCTCGAGTTACGAATGTTTTGAAATCATC GGGGATTATGAAAAGTGGAGGTGGAGCGAATCAATATGTGTCTGGATTAATCGCGAGCCTACTGCATCTGAACATCGAAGACAAATTCCTCGATTTACTGATTAAAACATACGAG gAACGATTGGCCGTCGTTTTCGAGGTCCTCGATCGATTATTGCCGAGTTGCTGTTCATATCGTAAGCCCAATGGTGGGTATTTTGTTTGGATTCACTTACCCAAAG GCTGTGATGGTGGTAAATTCGTCGCGTGGTGTCAAGAGGAATTCAAAGTAACAGCGATTCCTGGAGCACGATTTTCACTTGTGGGGgaatcaaaaaataaattgcggCTGAGCATCGCATTTCATGAGGCTACAACTCTTCGTACAGCAGTTGAAAATCTCTGCAAGGGATTATCAAAATATACATGA
- the mRRF1 gene encoding ribosome-recycling factor, mitochondrial has product MRGIALMWTKNLNKNLINRAIMENYGVRNRIANFQSFPCQLSHIMKHDQQSNNFLNVNKRNFTTTQILLKSKDKERKKNPGKVHVDLNELAQFIDVEKLTSNFESSVADLKSNYVKHLTLRSTTGSIEQIPVPFDGQEYLLEELVEIARKPKMVVLNVACFPQAIPDILNAISKSGLNLNPQQDGTTIFIPIPKVTKEHRESLSKNAKVLFLKCRDGIKDTRSKEINNLKKSPSLSEDAVRRVQTQIEALSEQFIKDAEKIFETKQKELLGLSD; this is encoded by the exons ATGCGAGGAATTGCGTTAATGTGGACTAAAAATCTGAACAAAAATCTTATAAATAGAGCAATAATGGAGAATTATGGTGTTCGAAatcgaattgcaaattttcaaagtttcccATGTCAACTTTCACATATAATGAAACATGATCAACaatccaataattttttaaatgtaaataaacgaaatttcacAACGACGCAAATATTGTTAAAAAGTAAAGATaaggaaaggaagaaaaatcctGGTAAAGTTCATGTGGACCTCAACGAGCTAGCTCAATTTATTGATGTCGAAAAACTAACCTCAAATTTCGAGAGTTCAGTGGCCGATTTGAAATCGAATTATGTCAAACATTTGACTCTTAGGTCGACAACTGGTTCGATCGAACAAATTCCTGTTCCTTTTGATGGACAGGAGTACTTATTAGAAGAGCTGGTTGAGATCGCTCGTAAACCCAAAATGGTTGTACTCAACGTAGCTTGCTTCCCGCAAGCGATTCCTGACATATTGAATGCTATTAGTAAGAGCGGCTTGAATCTCAATCCGCAACAAGACGGCACAACTATTTTCATTCCCATACCAAA AGTTACAAAGGAGCACCGAGAAAGTTTGTCAAAAAATGCTAAAGTACTGTTTTTAAAATGTCGTGATGGAATCAAAGATACCAGAAGTAAAGAGATTAACAATCTGAAGAAGTCGCCATCTCTTTCTGAGGATGCCGTTCGAAGAGTTCAGACACAAATCGAAGCGTTGAGTGAGCAGTTCATAAAAGATGCagaaaagatttttgaaactaaGCAAAAAGAATTACTGGGCTTATCAGATTAG
- the LOC122412608 gene encoding trafficking protein particle complex subunit 2-like protein: MAVCIAVIGKDNSPKYIKCIAEQNALQFHNKVHTSIDIIEEKLSVGTKAATDTRELFLGLLFSTEEHKIFGYATNTKIKFVVVLQSTNPSFRDNDVRMIFRKLHVAYANAVCNPFYIPGEQIKSRSFEASVKDIMGL; the protein is encoded by the exons ATGGCTGTTTGTATCGCAGTCATCGGCAAAGAT AATTCACCGAAATACATCAAGTGCATAGCCGAACAGAATGCGCTTCAATTCCACAACAAAGTTCACACTTCTATCGATAttatagaagaaaaattgagcgTTGGCACTAAAGCAGCGACTGATACACGAGAATTGTTCTTGGGACTTTTGTTCTCCACCGAAGAACACAAAAT ATTTGGATATGCAACGAATACGAAAATCAAATTTGTCGTAGTCTTGCAGTCGACAAATCCATCTTTCCGGGACAATGATGTTAGAatg attttcagaaaattACACGTGGCTTATGCCAATGCAGTCTGCAACCCATTTTACATTCCAGGCGAACAGATAAAATCCAg ATCGTTTGAGGCCTCGGTGAAGGATATAATGGGTCTATGA
- the LOC122412604 gene encoding uncharacterized protein, producing the protein MMSFSRLEKVSLIVFVLFTIGIVELIVTDPVDEHQEQPFWQYILREFIFKTMSSPLPDDALYKKIKDAPFYGGSLLPVTNNEDAVLSSGNVFRMLDEQWIFCQDDCEDCGSCGQQRNPIVKWVLKRVKRKTSGDSPKWDLQLTVLPQSDMFFNDGSTASNRSAPSANGALHSFGADAERPSEENNWLGSKTQSTDGADYFGKEREYDEQRWRKYGSRSIPRIKGHRSVRPVRRPGALPLHRSPERVRGEADIRLIVGVDQYGERHLVHMVPGSSLLENRGRLNRAQSPRESTQKVVHSPRVMRTTTGLDSNENAVYNELIDRILDSLASHRNFIETFLFSERLVSRISNEDASPRRFYPEAINRNDRFDGRNDKPPHSAVSSHQISNARPMHSEYQADEQDQQDTGRTDITRKINRPAGLEDQSSLMQYESYDASSNDHQHDERSSLQSDAERRRRNSRIKLTNPFELGNFTRIDDADSVFTANRKLVSNSPDRDPVNTQSGINQTDARIHRFPEETMVRV; encoded by the exons ATGATGAGCTTTTCTAGGCTTGAGAAAGTCTCGTTGATCGTG TTTGTGTTGTTCACGATCGGAATCGTGGAACTGATCGTCACCGACCCCGTGGACGAGCACCAGGAGCAACCCTTTTGGCAGTACATCCTGCGGGAgtttattttcaaaacgaTGTCATCGCCTCTGCCTGACGACGCTCTTTACAAGAAGATCAAAGACGCTCCGTTCTATGGCGGCTCGTTGCTGCCGGTTACAAACAACGAGGACGCGGTCCTGTCGAGCGGCAATGTCTTCCGGATGCTCGACGAACAGTGGATCTTTTGCCAAGATGATTGCGAGGATTGCGGATCTTGCGGGCAGCAACGAAATCCAATTGTGAAATGGGTCCTCAAGAGAGTGAAGCGGAAGACGAGTGGGGACTCGCCAAAGTGGGATCTCCAATTGACGGTTTTACCGCAATCGGATATGTTCTTTAACGATGGTTCGACGGCCAGTAACCGATCGGCACCGAGTGCAAACGGAGCTTTGCATTCGTTCGGTGCTGACGCGGAGAGACCCAGCGAGGAGAACAACTGGCTCGGTAGCAAGACTCAAAGCACGGATGGCGCAGATTATTTTGGAAAGGAGCGGGAATACGATGAGCAACGTTGGAGGAAGTACGGATCGAGAAGCATTCCGAGGATTAAAGGACATCGATCGGTTAGGCCGGTCCGGCGACCGGGGGCTCTGCCGCTTCATCGTTCACCGGAAAGGGTCCGCGGTGAGGCGGATATTCGTTTGATCGTGGGTGTTGATCAATACGGTGAAAGGCATTTAGTCCACATGGTTCCGGGGTCTTCGCTACTCGAGAATAGAGGACGGTTGAATCGTGCCCAAAGCCCTCGAGAATCCACTCAAAAGGTGGTTCATTCACCCCGCGTCATGAGAACGACAACGGGGCTTGACTCGAACGAAAACGCCGTTTATAACGAATTGATTGATCGGATCTTGGACTCTCTGGCCAGCCATAGAAACTTCATCGAGACTTTTTTGTTCTCGGAACGTCTTGTCTCCCGAATATCGAACGAAGATGCCTCGCCGCGCCGATTCTATCCAGAAGCAATAAACCGAAATGATAGGTTCGACGGGCGAAATGACAAGCCTCCCCACAGTGCTGTCTCTTCCCATCAAATAAGCAACGCTCGTCCCATGCATTCGGAGTATCAGGCAGATGAGCAGGATCAACAGGACACGGGCCGTACTGATATTACGAGGAAAATAAACAGGCCGGCAGGTCTCGAGGACCAGAGTTCTTTGATGCAGTATGAATCGTACGACGCCTCTTCAAACGATCACCAACATGACGAACGATCTTCTCTTCAGTCCGACGCTGAACGCAGACGTCGCAACTCCCGCATAAAACTAACGAACCCATTCGAACTGGGCAATTTCACTCGGATAGATGACGCTGATTCGGTATTCACCGCTAACAGGAAACTCGTGTCGAACTCCCCTGATCGGGATCCGGTTAATACACAATCGGGGATCAATCAAACGGATGCCCGGATCCATAGGTTCCCAGAGGAAACTATGGTTCGAGTGTAG